One genomic region from Melioribacteraceae bacterium encodes:
- a CDS encoding cytochrome bc complex cytochrome b subunit, whose amino-acid sequence MKKRIDSWLKERIPFNREKSSHIIKEVLLKEPIPKHMKNWFYALGATPLVLFLFQLVTGVFLTFYYVPSPEGAYESVRHITQDVEFGFWIRGLHRWASNFMVIAMMLHVVRVFFTRGYRKPRELNWIVGILMLVTTLGLCFTGYSLLFNQLSYWAATVGTNMIKEVPLIGSSILELLRGGTDVSGNTLTRFYNLHIVFLPAVLLILIVIHIIMVRLHGVSKLEGYETTEESYPFYPEHFYHTLVISLFLLITISALTVILPPGLGEEANPAVTPPHIKPEWYFFAVYSILKILPLRLGIYLSIAVLIAATFWPFIEDYILRKWPGIKANYWIGSIIILLFLFFTLYEIIVI is encoded by the coding sequence ATGAAAAAGAGGATCGATTCTTGGCTGAAAGAGAGAATTCCGTTTAATCGTGAAAAATCCTCTCATATTATAAAAGAAGTCCTTCTTAAAGAACCGATACCAAAGCACATGAAAAATTGGTTCTATGCTTTAGGAGCAACTCCTCTGGTGTTGTTTCTGTTCCAGTTAGTAACAGGTGTGTTTTTAACATTTTATTATGTCCCTTCTCCCGAGGGTGCTTACGAAAGCGTTCGACACATTACTCAGGACGTTGAATTTGGATTCTGGATAAGAGGTTTGCACCGATGGGCCTCTAACTTCATGGTTATTGCAATGATGCTACACGTTGTAAGAGTTTTTTTCACAAGAGGATATAGAAAACCGCGAGAATTAAACTGGATTGTCGGAATTCTTATGCTCGTTACCACCCTCGGTTTGTGTTTTACAGGTTATTCGCTTCTGTTCAATCAACTGTCTTACTGGGCTGCAACGGTTGGAACAAATATGATAAAGGAGGTCCCTCTGATTGGTAGTTCGATACTTGAATTGCTTCGAGGCGGAACTGATGTATCCGGAAATACTCTTACCCGGTTTTATAATCTGCACATCGTATTTCTGCCGGCGGTATTATTAATTCTGATAGTAATTCATATCATAATGGTTAGACTACATGGAGTATCTAAGTTGGAGGGTTATGAAACTACAGAAGAGAGTTATCCTTTCTATCCCGAACATTTTTATCACACCCTGGTAATTTCACTGTTTTTATTGATCACTATCAGTGCGTTGACAGTAATACTTCCTCCCGGTTTAGGTGAGGAAGCAAATCCAGCTGTTACTCCCCCGCATATAAAACCGGAGTGGTATTTCTTTGCGGTTTATTCAATCTTGAAAATACTCCCGTTGCGTCTTGGTATCTATCTGTCAATAGCCGTTTTGATAGCAGCAACATTCTGGCCATTTATAGAAGATTATATTCTGAGAAAATGGCCGGGAATAAAAGCCAATTATTGGATCGGGTCTATTATAATTCTGCTCTTTTTATTCTTTACACTGTATGAAATAATCGTAATATAA
- a CDS encoding Rieske (2Fe-2S) protein, whose translation MMNLEEKIKSLSRRDFLAKVLFSGGLIAGALLLIRNGIAFLLPPKEDKEAQKILIARKNELEIGKAKEFQVGASTYYIVNTEAGMKVFSAVCTHLGCKVKWEAYRNHFYCPCHQAEFDIMGNVISGPPPRPLDEFKVEVKDNLVYMWLGKNEESIA comes from the coding sequence ATGATGAATCTTGAAGAAAAAATCAAATCGTTAAGCAGAAGAGATTTTTTAGCAAAAGTTTTATTTAGCGGAGGATTGATTGCCGGCGCTCTTTTATTAATTCGAAACGGAATTGCATTCCTGTTGCCACCAAAAGAAGATAAAGAAGCACAAAAAATTTTAATTGCACGAAAAAACGAACTTGAAATTGGTAAAGCTAAAGAGTTTCAAGTTGGCGCAAGTACTTACTATATCGTTAATACAGAAGCCGGAATGAAAGTGTTTTCTGCTGTTTGTACTCACTTGGGATGTAAAGTTAAATGGGAAGCGTACAGGAATCATTTTTATTGCCCTTGTCATCAAGCCGAGTTCGACATAATGGGAAATGTAATAAGCGGACCACCTCCGCGCCCGTTAGACGAGTTCAAAGTGGAAGTGAAAGATAATCTTGTTTATATGTGGCTGGGAAAAAATGAAGAGAGTATTGCATGA
- the nrfA gene encoding ammonia-forming cytochrome c nitrite reductase, protein MKPIQDIIKNKPWVGWTLFIATVVIVFLIGLLASSIVERRSESFALQVIKPLPDWEPRNEVWGENFPRQYETYRQTLDTTFASKHGGSTIVDYLERYPELVVMWAGYAFSKDYNQGRGHAYAVKDIRNTLRTGDNKVSPQPGTCWTCKSTDVPRVMNNMGVAEFYKSKWKDLGAEIINPIGCQDCHDPKTMDLRITRPALIEAFERQGKDIKSFTHNEMRSLVCAQCHVEYYFKGKEEKYLTFPWDKGFSADDMEKYYDESDFTDWTHALSKTPMLKAQHPDYELYMTGIHAKRGVSCADCHMPYKTEGGVKFTDHHIQSPLNNIENSCFVCHREKTQALLEDVYARQDKIEELRHLAEKSLAAAHIEAKIAWDNGATEAEMKPALQLIRHSQWRWDWVAAANALGFHSPVEAMRVLGTSIQKAEAARREIALVLVKHGVNYPVQLPDISTKEKAQKYIGLNAAEMKKDKAEFLKTTTVEWDKKAKERQGTLISY, encoded by the coding sequence ATGAAACCAATTCAAGACATTATTAAAAACAAACCATGGGTTGGTTGGACTCTGTTTATTGCGACTGTTGTGATTGTATTCTTAATTGGACTGCTGGCGTCATCTATAGTTGAAAGAAGAAGCGAATCATTTGCGCTGCAGGTAATTAAACCGCTGCCCGACTGGGAGCCCCGTAACGAAGTATGGGGAGAAAACTTCCCGAGACAGTATGAAACTTACCGTCAGACTCTCGATACAACATTTGCAAGCAAGCACGGCGGATCAACAATTGTCGATTATCTGGAAAGATATCCGGAGCTTGTAGTAATGTGGGCAGGCTATGCGTTTTCTAAAGATTACAATCAGGGGCGCGGGCATGCTTATGCAGTCAAAGATATAAGAAACACCCTCCGGACTGGCGATAATAAAGTGAGTCCTCAGCCGGGAACATGCTGGACCTGCAAAAGTACTGATGTGCCCCGCGTGATGAACAATATGGGTGTTGCGGAATTTTATAAATCCAAATGGAAAGATCTTGGTGCTGAAATTATCAATCCGATTGGTTGCCAGGATTGTCACGATCCCAAAACAATGGATTTGAGAATTACCCGCCCTGCGTTAATTGAAGCATTCGAGCGACAGGGAAAGGACATTAAAAGTTTTACTCATAACGAAATGCGTTCACTTGTATGTGCTCAGTGTCATGTTGAATATTACTTTAAAGGCAAGGAGGAAAAGTATTTGACTTTCCCGTGGGATAAAGGCTTCAGTGCAGACGATATGGAAAAGTATTATGACGAATCTGATTTCACCGATTGGACGCATGCATTGAGTAAAACACCTATGCTTAAAGCACAGCATCCGGACTATGAACTATATATGACGGGTATACACGCAAAGCGCGGTGTATCATGCGCCGATTGCCATATGCCGTATAAAACGGAAGGCGGAGTGAAATTCACAGATCATCACATTCAAAGTCCATTAAATAATATTGAGAATTCCTGTTTTGTTTGTCACAGAGAAAAGACTCAGGCATTGCTCGAAGATGTATATGCCCGCCAGGATAAAATAGAAGAGTTGAGACACCTTGCTGAAAAGTCGCTGGCTGCCGCTCACATAGAAGCAAAGATTGCATGGGATAACGGTGCTACGGAAGCAGAAATGAAACCGGCACTTCAACTGATCAGACACTCACAGTGGAGATGGGATTGGGTTGCTGCTGCTAATGCATTAGGTTTCCATTCACCTGTTGAAGCAATGCGTGTTCTCGGTACCTCCATTCAAAAAGCTGAAGCAGCCAGGCGCGAGATTGCTTTGGTACTTGTTAAGCACGGCGTCAATTACCCGGTTCAATTACCCGACATCTCTACAAAAGAGAAAGCTCAAAAGTACATTGGTCTAAATGCGGCAGAAATGAAAAAAGACAAGGCCGAGTTTCTGAAAACAACCACAGTAGAATGGGATAAGAAAGCAAAAGAAAGACAGGGAACGCTTATTAGTTATTGA
- the nrfH gene encoding cytochrome c nitrite reductase small subunit has protein sequence MDQKKPEKNNFIIRLVKGIIPPSQWQFYVILLLGILTGLGLYIFYISNASAYLSNDPRACVNCHVMNVHYASWQRGSHARVATCNDCHVPQDNFIRTYWFKANDGLRHATYFTMRWEPQVIQIKQAGKEAVQENCIRCHSNAIHPVALRAISNKNVADQTERYCWECHRDTPHGRVNSLSSAPLARVPSLEPVVPEWLSRFIESEKVK, from the coding sequence ATGGATCAGAAAAAACCGGAAAAAAATAATTTTATTATTAGGCTAGTTAAAGGTATTATTCCGCCGTCACAATGGCAGTTCTACGTAATACTGCTGTTGGGGATTTTAACAGGTCTGGGACTCTATATTTTTTATATCTCAAATGCATCCGCATATCTATCCAACGATCCAAGGGCGTGTGTTAACTGCCATGTAATGAATGTACATTATGCAAGCTGGCAAAGGGGAAGCCATGCCAGGGTTGCTACATGCAACGATTGTCATGTACCTCAGGATAATTTTATCCGTACGTATTGGTTTAAAGCTAATGATGGTTTGCGTCATGCTACCTATTTTACCATGCGGTGGGAACCGCAGGTAATTCAGATTAAGCAGGCCGGCAAAGAAGCCGTTCAGGAAAACTGTATCCGCTGCCATTCAAACGCAATTCATCCGGTTGCCTTGCGCGCAATAAGTAATAAAAATGTAGCTGATCAGACTGAAAGGTATTGCTGGGAATGTCATAGAGATACGCCGCACGGAAGGGTAAATAGTTTATCTTCAGCCCCTTTGGCAAGAGTTCCGTCACTTGAACCGGTGGTGCCGGAATGGCTAAGCAGGTTTATAGAATCCGAAAAAGTAAAGTAA
- a CDS encoding 4Fe-4S binding protein — MTEKSKIIKNQEKPVQKYRFIVQSIFALVCIWIGIEFYSFVSYLESSGVSGSAYRPPGVEGFLPISALMSVYNFFITGDIHPAHPAGVFILLAIIVVSFVFGKSFCSWLCPVGFLSELVGDFSEKIYKKLFKRRIKLPKLLDYPLRSLKYLLLGFFIYAIFFSMTAASLQFFLSSSYNKAADVKMWYFFADISRFSLIVIASLFVLSIFIRGFWCRYLCPYGALLGLISFFSPTKIKRETSSCIDCNLCAKACPSFIKVDKVITVRSDECTMCLSCVDACPVADTLNVKTKIVEKKLSKRYIGLGIIGLYILIIGIGILSGNWKNNISKEEYLILHKNIDKLGHPTSTQDIRELNRASEKGASNGSEKTGKK; from the coding sequence ATGACTGAAAAAAGTAAAATAATAAAGAATCAGGAAAAGCCCGTTCAAAAGTACAGGTTTATTGTTCAAAGTATATTTGCATTGGTTTGTATCTGGATTGGTATCGAATTCTATTCTTTCGTTTCGTATCTGGAATCAAGCGGTGTTTCAGGAAGTGCATATAGACCTCCGGGGGTAGAAGGATTTCTACCTATCAGCGCATTGATGAGTGTATATAATTTTTTTATAACCGGAGATATTCACCCCGCGCACCCGGCCGGTGTTTTCATATTGCTGGCAATCATAGTAGTATCCTTCGTTTTCGGAAAATCATTTTGCAGCTGGTTATGTCCGGTCGGTTTCCTCTCGGAACTTGTCGGTGATTTCAGTGAAAAGATTTACAAGAAGCTATTTAAGAGAAGAATTAAACTCCCCAAACTTTTAGACTATCCTTTGAGAAGCCTGAAATATCTTCTGCTCGGTTTCTTTATATATGCAATTTTCTTTTCGATGACGGCAGCTTCACTTCAGTTCTTCTTAAGCAGTTCATACAATAAAGCGGCGGATGTAAAGATGTGGTATTTCTTTGCGGATATAAGCAGGTTTTCTTTGATTGTTATTGCGTCATTATTTGTTCTCTCGATCTTTATCCGAGGATTCTGGTGCCGTTACTTGTGTCCGTATGGAGCGCTACTCGGTTTAATTTCCTTTTTCAGTCCGACAAAGATTAAGAGAGAGACCTCCAGCTGTATTGACTGCAACTTATGCGCGAAAGCATGCCCTTCATTTATCAAAGTGGATAAAGTTATTACTGTTCGATCCGATGAATGTACAATGTGTTTAAGCTGCGTTGATGCCTGTCCAGTTGCAGATACGTTGAACGTTAAGACAAAAATAGTTGAGAAGAAGCTCTCTAAAAGATATATTGGTTTAGGAATTATCGGTCTCTATATATTGATAATAGGAATCGGAATTCTATCCGGCAACTGGAAGAATAACATTTCGAAAGAAGAATATTTGATTCTTCACAAAAACATCGACAAATTGGGTCATCCGACGAGCACACAGGACATTCGGGAGCTGAACCGCGCCTCAGAAAAAGGAGCTTCAAATGGATCAGAAAAAACCGGAAAAAAATAA
- a CDS encoding hemerythrin domain-containing protein: MNNELNQITNSLETAKIIEILNSNLNTANVFNKYGIEYYSVSEMRLEDAARESGIPLANIIRELKTILNDGKDNQNPFNMEPVELSKWIVEVHHSYTKESMKEIINYVHEHLLEEFSEAFKNLHTQLTALETELLSHMEREERILFPLIKYLVETEKFNERPKTRNYGTIRNPVQQMLNEHDNSVTLLKKIASSIDNLPERKNLQYLKEHLKNKITAFRYDLYKHIHLENNLLFPRTIQLENKLLNKL, from the coding sequence ATGAACAATGAGTTAAATCAAATTACGAACAGCCTGGAAACTGCAAAAATTATCGAGATCCTGAATTCAAACCTCAACACCGCTAATGTATTTAATAAGTATGGTATTGAATACTACTCTGTTTCTGAAATGAGGCTTGAAGATGCGGCAAGAGAGTCGGGAATTCCATTAGCTAATATTATACGAGAACTTAAAACGATTCTGAATGATGGTAAAGACAACCAGAATCCGTTTAACATGGAACCCGTTGAGCTGTCAAAATGGATAGTTGAAGTTCATCACTCATATACAAAAGAGAGTATGAAAGAAATTATCAATTATGTTCATGAGCATTTACTGGAAGAATTCAGCGAGGCATTCAAAAACCTTCACACACAATTAACAGCACTTGAAACCGAACTCCTTTCGCATATGGAGCGGGAGGAAAGAATTCTTTTCCCTCTGATAAAATACCTTGTAGAAACCGAAAAATTCAACGAGCGACCCAAGACCAGGAATTACGGCACGATAAGAAACCCCGTACAACAGATGTTAAACGAACATGATAACTCCGTAACATTATTAAAAAAAATTGCCTCGTCAATTGATAACCTGCCGGAGAGAAAAAACTTGCAATATTTAAAAGAACATTTAAAAAATAAAATAACTGCGTTCCGTTACGATCTTTATAAGCATATACACCTGGAAAACAACCTTCTTTTTCCAAGAACAATTCAACTTGAAAACAAACTCTTAAATAAATTATAA
- a CDS encoding cytochrome c has product MKKLFASLIIMSVVFIACGEEKKEASSAGSGKEKLAEKFGLTVFEYENGIGPIKEKIDLGQIDMIKVKSGEKIFTEKCTQCHKLDERYTGPALREVTSRRTPEFILNQILNPEEMTKRHPEVKKLLATYPTQMTFQNVSVDDAKAILEYFRSVNQ; this is encoded by the coding sequence ATGAAAAAGCTGTTTGCTTCATTAATAATAATGTCGGTAGTCTTTATTGCATGCGGGGAAGAAAAAAAGGAAGCTTCTTCCGCCGGTTCCGGAAAAGAAAAACTCGCCGAAAAATTCGGTTTAACCGTCTTTGAATATGAAAACGGCATTGGCCCGATCAAGGAAAAAATCGATCTTGGACAGATTGATATGATAAAAGTCAAAAGCGGTGAGAAAATCTTTACCGAAAAATGTACTCAGTGCCATAAGCTTGACGAAAGATATACCGGTCCTGCGTTGCGGGAGGTTACTTCAAGAAGAACACCAGAATTTATTTTAAATCAAATATTAAATCCCGAGGAAATGACAAAAAGACATCCGGAAGTAAAAAAATTGTTAGCTACATATCCAACGCAAATGACATTTCAAAATGTTAGTGTTGATGACGCCAAAGCTATTTTAGAATACTTCCGTTCAGTTAATCAATAA
- the nosZ gene encoding Sec-dependent nitrous-oxide reductase, giving the protein MKYNKLIFSFLALVVVSGIIYNCSGSGSSGDFSDAANKVYVAPGSYDEFYAFMSGGFSGQVGVYGLPSGRLFKEIAVFSQDPETGYGYSEESKAMLMTSYGFVPWDDAHHPSLSMTNGEQDGRWLFINGNNTPRIARIDLHSFETVEIIETPNSGGNHASPFVTENTEYVVASTRFSIPIPNKDVPISSYKENFNGTVSFICVDKNSGKMNLAFQILVPGFNYDLAIPGKGPSHGWAFFTSYNSERANSMLEINASQNDKDFIAAVNWKKAEEYVKQGKAVTMDGEYYRNYYDEEKQTAFSEINKKVLVLNPKDCPGMIYYLPTPKSPHGVDVDPTGEYIAAGGKLATVIPVHSFSKMQKAIEEKQFDGEIEGIPILKYGSVIAGEVQDPGLGPLHTQFDGEGYGYTSAFISSEIVKWKIGTWEVVDRIPTYYSIGHLMIPGGDTKKPWGKYVIALNKITKDRYLPTGPELTQSAQLIDITGDKMKLLLDFPTTGEPHYAQAISADLLMKNSKRIYELEKNQNPNAVKSEKGARVVRNGNEVRIYMTASRSHFKPDNIEGVKVGDKVYFHVTNLEQDWDIPHGFVVKGLNSSELLIMPGQTKTIVWEPKKVGIYPFYCTDFCSALHQEMSGYIRVSPAGSNVQISYNK; this is encoded by the coding sequence ATGAAATACAATAAATTAATATTTTCTTTCTTAGCACTTGTAGTCGTTTCAGGCATAATTTACAATTGTTCCGGTTCAGGTAGTTCCGGTGACTTCAGCGATGCGGCAAATAAAGTTTATGTTGCGCCCGGTTCATACGATGAATTCTACGCTTTCATGTCCGGCGGATTCAGCGGGCAGGTTGGGGTATACGGTTTACCTTCGGGAAGATTATTCAAGGAGATTGCCGTTTTCTCGCAGGATCCCGAAACCGGTTACGGATACTCCGAAGAGAGCAAGGCAATGCTAATGACATCCTACGGATTTGTTCCATGGGATGACGCTCACCATCCTTCACTATCGATGACTAATGGAGAACAGGACGGAAGATGGCTATTTATTAACGGAAATAATACACCACGCATTGCGCGTATTGATCTTCATTCTTTCGAGACAGTGGAAATAATCGAAACTCCTAATTCCGGAGGAAACCACGCTTCTCCGTTTGTAACCGAAAACACTGAATACGTTGTGGCTTCCACCAGATTCAGCATTCCGATTCCGAACAAAGATGTTCCGATCAGTTCCTATAAAGAAAATTTTAACGGAACCGTTTCATTTATATGTGTCGATAAAAATTCCGGTAAAATGAATCTCGCATTTCAAATTCTTGTACCGGGATTCAATTACGATCTTGCAATACCCGGAAAAGGTCCCTCACACGGATGGGCATTTTTTACCTCCTACAATAGCGAACGTGCTAATTCCATGCTAGAAATAAATGCTTCGCAAAATGATAAAGATTTTATTGCGGCAGTTAACTGGAAAAAAGCAGAAGAGTACGTAAAACAGGGTAAAGCTGTAACAATGGATGGAGAATATTACAGAAATTATTACGATGAGGAAAAGCAGACCGCTTTTTCGGAGATCAACAAAAAAGTACTCGTTCTCAATCCTAAAGATTGTCCGGGTATGATCTACTACCTTCCAACTCCTAAATCTCCTCACGGAGTAGATGTTGATCCTACCGGAGAATATATAGCCGCCGGAGGAAAGCTGGCTACAGTGATTCCTGTTCATTCATTTTCAAAAATGCAAAAAGCAATTGAAGAAAAACAATTTGATGGTGAGATAGAAGGTATTCCAATTCTAAAGTACGGTTCGGTTATCGCAGGTGAAGTTCAGGATCCGGGTCTCGGACCGCTTCACACACAATTTGACGGCGAGGGATACGGTTACACATCCGCATTCATTTCCTCCGAAATCGTTAAATGGAAAATCGGAACCTGGGAAGTTGTGGACAGAATTCCTACGTACTATTCAATCGGTCACTTAATGATTCCGGGCGGCGACACAAAAAAGCCCTGGGGTAAATATGTTATTGCCCTAAACAAAATTACAAAAGACAGATATCTTCCAACCGGGCCAGAGTTAACCCAATCAGCTCAACTGATAGATATAACCGGTGATAAAATGAAACTACTACTCGATTTTCCGACAACCGGCGAGCCTCATTATGCTCAGGCAATTTCTGCAGATCTGTTGATGAAAAATTCAAAAAGAATTTATGAGCTGGAGAAAAATCAGAATCCCAACGCCGTTAAAAGTGAGAAAGGCGCGAGAGTAGTTAGAAATGGTAATGAAGTGAGAATTTATATGACTGCCTCCCGCTCACATTTCAAGCCGGATAATATTGAAGGTGTAAAAGTCGGCGACAAAGTCTATTTCCACGTAACGAATCTTGAACAGGATTGGGATATTCCGCACGGATTTGTTGTGAAAGGACTTAACAGTTCGGAATTGCTGATAATGCCGGGACAAACCAAGACAATTGTCTGGGAACCAAAGAAGGTCGGTATATATCCGTTCTATTGCACCGATTTCTGTTCTGCACTTCATCAGGAAATGTCGGGCTACATCAGAGTTTCGCCTGCAGGAAGTAACGTCCAGATTTCATATAACAAGTAA
- a CDS encoding nitrous oxide reductase accessory protein NosL, whose translation MKRNYLAAWTILVLLSAFTVLSCQSKPEPISYGEDNCDNCKMAISDPKYGTELITDKGKIFKFDSIECLADYSMKIDSKTIGSMWVTDFSNPESLINTNNALFLKSEKLRSPMGLNLSGFSNSNELDKVLKEFDGVIISWDGILKYVSEKWN comes from the coding sequence ATGAAAAGGAATTATTTAGCAGCATGGACGATTTTAGTTTTATTGTCAGCTTTTACAGTATTATCCTGTCAGTCAAAACCCGAACCGATTTCTTACGGCGAGGACAATTGTGATAATTGCAAAATGGCTATTTCCGATCCCAAGTACGGTACTGAGCTTATAACGGACAAAGGGAAAATATTCAAATTTGATTCTATCGAATGCCTTGCCGATTATTCTATGAAAATCGATAGCAAAACTATAGGATCCATGTGGGTAACAGATTTTTCAAATCCTGAGAGCCTGATCAATACCAATAATGCTCTCTTTCTTAAAAGCGAAAAACTAAGAAGTCCAATGGGGCTTAATCTAAGCGGATTCAGCAACTCAAACGAACTTGACAAGGTATTAAAAGAATTTGACGGGGTAATAATATCCTGGGACGGTATTCTAAAATATGTATCAGAGAAATGGAATTAA
- the nosD gene encoding nitrous oxide reductase family maturation protein NosD produces MYQRNGIKRADLISSYSTVSNLRKYSYGGLLFFIIFLLFSSILSAKTFVIGEKHKIKSIRAALEASSNGDTLIVAGGFYNEGTLLITKSILLIGMNEPVISGNGKHEIVKVKADHVVIRGFIFKDAGINFIYENAAVKLDSVQNCTVEKNKFINNFFGIYLSKSSSCRILDNELTAFQKRETYSGNGIHLWQCREMYIKGNKINGHRDGIYFEFVKKSRIEENRSRNNIRYGLHFMFSDSCDYSDNYFAGNGAGVAVMFTKNVRMFNNLFENNWGGAAYGLLLKDISDSRIFNNRFIKNSCAVYYEGCSRVLTEKNQFIENGWGIRLMANSMDNEFLSNNFIGNTFDVTTNSTRNYNFFEGNYWSEYKGYDLNKDGIGDIPFRPVKYFSLISEKVRPSLILIRSLFTELINLAENIFPTLTPAGLTDDKPKMKRIL; encoded by the coding sequence ATGTATCAGAGAAATGGAATTAAGCGAGCAGACTTAATAAGCAGTTACAGTACAGTAAGTAATCTAAGAAAATATTCTTACGGCGGTCTTTTATTTTTTATAATATTCCTCCTATTCTCTTCTATACTTTCTGCAAAAACATTCGTTATCGGCGAGAAGCATAAAATAAAATCGATCCGCGCCGCACTCGAAGCCTCTTCCAACGGGGATACATTAATAGTTGCCGGCGGATTTTATAACGAAGGAACACTTCTTATTACAAAGTCGATCCTGCTCATCGGAATGAATGAGCCTGTAATTTCAGGGAATGGTAAACATGAAATTGTAAAAGTAAAAGCAGATCATGTAGTAATCCGCGGGTTTATCTTTAAAGATGCCGGAATCAATTTTATATATGAAAATGCAGCTGTAAAGCTTGATAGTGTTCAAAACTGTACAGTAGAAAAGAATAAATTCATTAATAATTTCTTCGGAATCTATCTCTCCAAATCATCCTCATGCAGGATTCTAGACAACGAACTGACGGCTTTTCAAAAACGGGAGACCTACTCAGGAAACGGAATTCATCTGTGGCAATGCCGGGAAATGTATATTAAGGGAAATAAAATAAACGGTCACAGAGACGGCATCTATTTCGAATTTGTTAAGAAAAGCAGAATCGAAGAAAACCGGAGTAGAAACAACATCAGGTACGGTCTTCACTTTATGTTTTCAGACAGCTGCGATTATTCCGATAATTATTTTGCCGGCAACGGTGCCGGAGTAGCAGTAATGTTTACCAAAAACGTACGAATGTTTAATAATCTGTTCGAAAACAATTGGGGCGGGGCCGCATACGGACTTCTGCTTAAAGACATTTCCGACAGCAGAATTTTCAACAACAGGTTCATTAAAAATTCCTGTGCCGTTTATTATGAAGGATGCAGCCGAGTCCTTACGGAAAAGAATCAATTTATAGAGAACGGCTGGGGAATACGGCTGATGGCAAACTCGATGGACAATGAATTTTTATCAAACAATTTTATCGGCAACACATTTGACGTAACAACCAACAGTACCCGAAATTATAATTTCTTCGAGGGTAATTACTGGTCCGAATACAAAGGATATGATCTGAATAAAGACGGAATTGGAGACATACCATTCCGGCCTGTAAAATATTTTTCACTAATCAGCGAGAAAGTCCGCCCCTCTCTCATTTTGATCAGAAGTTTATTTACCGAATTGATAAATCTCGCTGAAAATATTTTTCCGACTCTTACACCTGCCGGACTAACAGACGACAAACCAAAAATGAAAAGGATTTTATGA
- a CDS encoding ABC transporter ATP-binding protein: MITISGLNKSFGSLEVLRNLNLEIKNGTITYLVGPNASGKTTLIKSILGLVKPDNGSIYIDAEKLNGNHSYRSKIGYMPQIASFPDNLTVTEIIKMIKNLRDDYKSYDEELIDMLRLSKEFNKRLKNLSGGTKQKVNAVIAFLFNPEILILDEPTAGLDPVSSSILKDKIIKENKQGKTIIFTSHILSELEELAEDVIFLLEGETRFQGTMIDLINSTGKQNLERSIASIMTGN, from the coding sequence ATGATCACCATTTCAGGATTAAATAAAAGTTTCGGGTCGCTTGAAGTTCTGCGGAATCTAAACCTCGAGATTAAAAATGGAACAATTACATATCTTGTGGGGCCGAATGCATCCGGAAAAACAACTCTTATTAAATCGATACTGGGATTAGTAAAGCCGGACAACGGTTCAATATATATTGATGCGGAAAAATTAAACGGCAATCATTCCTACAGATCCAAAATCGGCTATATGCCCCAGATTGCAAGCTTCCCCGATAACCTGACAGTTACTGAAATTATTAAGATGATAAAGAATCTTCGTGATGATTATAAATCCTACGACGAAGAGTTGATAGACATGCTGAGACTCAGCAAAGAATTCAACAAGCGTTTAAAAAACCTTTCAGGGGGCACCAAGCAGAAAGTAAACGCGGTTATTGCATTCCTTTTTAACCCGGAAATATTAATTCTCGATGAACCTACTGCCGGCCTCGATCCTGTCTCCAGCAGTATTCTAAAAGACAAAATCATTAAAGAAAATAAACAGGGCAAGACAATAATATTCACTTCACATATTTTGAGCGAACTTGAAGAACTTGCAGAAGATGTTATTTTCCTTCTTGAAGGTGAAACCCGCTTTCAAGGTACAATGATCGATCTGATCAATTCCACCGGAAAACAGAATCTCGAACGCTCAATCGCATCGATCATGACGGGAAATTAA